From one Humulus lupulus chromosome 8, drHumLupu1.1, whole genome shotgun sequence genomic stretch:
- the LOC133796919 gene encoding protein RICE SALT SENSITIVE 3-like isoform X3, translated as MGKVASDKCHKWVFKEPTECEPNISNYWQSSFDALPPEWTDQFESGIQTIAVIQAGHGLLQLGSCKIIPEDLHFVLRMRHTFESLGYQSGFYLSQLFSSTRSSSSSTSIPSKQSAMPIRPPPPLFNWAQRPLPTPTSMLPSPNYQNPAARLGFPQAKDETRMFLHPHSSSDTRMEDMIGGVGGGGDQHENDIKWPNGLSFFNALTGRSDDAKLLFNTDNLGNKQENQNHHPNSDNACPGNSNERLSLDSHTAEVGRKNNSMENKFKRSFTLPARMAASSSSTSVNHHHHQQVEYRNSEHGGLYTDVMDTFLD; from the exons ATGGGGAAAGTTGCATCTGATAAGTGTCACAAATGGGTCTTTAAAGAACCAACAGAATGTGAACCTAATATCTCCAACTACTGGCAAAGTTCTTTTGATGCT CTCCCCCCTGAATGGACTGATCAGTTCGAGTCAGGGATTCAG ACAATAGCTGTGATTCAGGCTGGTCATGGTCTTCTGCAGTTGGGCTCCTGCAAGATT ATACCTGAAGACCTTCATTTTGTGCTAAGAATGAGGCATacctttgaatctcttggctacCAATCTGGTTTCTACCTATCCCAGTTGTTTTCTTCAACCAGAAGCTCATCCTCTTCCACTTCCATTCCTTCAAAACAATCCGCCATGCCAATCCGACCACCCCCTCCTCTCTTCAACTGGGCACAAAGGCCACTCCCAACTCCCACTTCTATGCTTCCTTCACCTAATTACCAGAACCCGGCAGCAAGACTAGGCTTTCCCCAAGCCAAAGATGAGACACGCATGTTCCTGCATCCTCATTCATCATCTGATACCCGAATGGAAGACATGATTGGAGGAGTAGGAGGTGGCGGAGATCAGCATGAAAATGACATCAAATGGCCCAATGGTTTGTCGTTCTTCAATGCACTCACTGGAAGAAGTGACGATGCGAAGCTTCTGTTCAACACTGACAACTTGGGAAACAAACAGGAGAACCAAAACCATCACCCCAATTCAGATAATGCTTGTCCTGGAAATTCAAACGAGCGATTGAGTTTAGACAGCCACACAGCTGAGGTTGGTAGGAAGAATAATAGCATGGAAAACAAGTTCAAGAGGAGCTTTACTTTGCCTGCAAGAATGGCTGCATCGTCTTCTTCCACTTCGGTCAATCATCATCACCACCAACAAGTGGAGTACAGGAATTCTGAGCACGGGGGTTTGTACACTGATGTCATGGATACCTTCTTGGATTGA
- the LOC133796919 gene encoding protein RICE SALT SENSITIVE 3-like isoform X1 produces MVGSGTSDRSKEAVGMMALHEALRSVCLNTEWTYSVFWTIRPRPRVRGGNGCKVGDDNGSLMLMWEDGFCRGSLEEIEGEDLVRKSFSKMSIQLYNYGEGLMGKVASDKCHKWVFKEPTECEPNISNYWQSSFDALPPEWTDQFESGIQTIAVIQAGHGLLQLGSCKIIPEDLHFVLRMRHTFESLGYQSGFYLSQLFSSTRSSSSSTSIPSKQSAMPIRPPPPLFNWAQRPLPTPTSMLPSPNYQNPAARLGFPQAKDETRMFLHPHSSSDTRMEDMIGGVGGGGDQHENDIKWPNGLSFFNALTGRSDDAKLLFNTDNLGNKQENQNHHPNSDNACPGNSNERLSLDSHTAEVGRKNNSMENKFKRSFTLPARMAASSSSTSVNHHHHQQVEYRNSEHGGLYTDVMDTFLD; encoded by the exons ATGGTGGGCTCAGGAACATCAGATAGGAGCAAAGAAGCTGTTGGGATGATGGCCCTTCATGAGGCCCTCAGAAGCGTCTGTCTCAACACAGAGTGGACTTACTCTGTCTTCTGGACCATCCGTCCTCGCCC AAGAGTCAGAGGTGGTAATGGGTGCAAGGTTGGAGACGACAACGGCAGCTT GATGTTGATGTGGGAAGATGGATTCTGCCGAGGAAGTTTGGAAGAGATTGAAGGAGAAGATCTAGTGAGGAAATCCTTCAGCAAGATGTCGATACAGTTGTATAATTACGGAGAAGG GCTGATGGGGAAAGTTGCATCTGATAAGTGTCACAAATGGGTCTTTAAAGAACCAACAGAATGTGAACCTAATATCTCCAACTACTGGCAAAGTTCTTTTGATGCT CTCCCCCCTGAATGGACTGATCAGTTCGAGTCAGGGATTCAG ACAATAGCTGTGATTCAGGCTGGTCATGGTCTTCTGCAGTTGGGCTCCTGCAAGATT ATACCTGAAGACCTTCATTTTGTGCTAAGAATGAGGCATacctttgaatctcttggctacCAATCTGGTTTCTACCTATCCCAGTTGTTTTCTTCAACCAGAAGCTCATCCTCTTCCACTTCCATTCCTTCAAAACAATCCGCCATGCCAATCCGACCACCCCCTCCTCTCTTCAACTGGGCACAAAGGCCACTCCCAACTCCCACTTCTATGCTTCCTTCACCTAATTACCAGAACCCGGCAGCAAGACTAGGCTTTCCCCAAGCCAAAGATGAGACACGCATGTTCCTGCATCCTCATTCATCATCTGATACCCGAATGGAAGACATGATTGGAGGAGTAGGAGGTGGCGGAGATCAGCATGAAAATGACATCAAATGGCCCAATGGTTTGTCGTTCTTCAATGCACTCACTGGAAGAAGTGACGATGCGAAGCTTCTGTTCAACACTGACAACTTGGGAAACAAACAGGAGAACCAAAACCATCACCCCAATTCAGATAATGCTTGTCCTGGAAATTCAAACGAGCGATTGAGTTTAGACAGCCACACAGCTGAGGTTGGTAGGAAGAATAATAGCATGGAAAACAAGTTCAAGAGGAGCTTTACTTTGCCTGCAAGAATGGCTGCATCGTCTTCTTCCACTTCGGTCAATCATCATCACCACCAACAAGTGGAGTACAGGAATTCTGAGCACGGGGGTTTGTACACTGATGTCATGGATACCTTCTTGGATTGA
- the LOC133796919 gene encoding protein RICE SALT SENSITIVE 3-like isoform X2 encodes MLMWEDGFCRGSLEEIEGEDLVRKSFSKMSIQLYNYGEGLMGKVASDKCHKWVFKEPTECEPNISNYWQSSFDALPPEWTDQFESGIQTIAVIQAGHGLLQLGSCKIIPEDLHFVLRMRHTFESLGYQSGFYLSQLFSSTRSSSSSTSIPSKQSAMPIRPPPPLFNWAQRPLPTPTSMLPSPNYQNPAARLGFPQAKDETRMFLHPHSSSDTRMEDMIGGVGGGGDQHENDIKWPNGLSFFNALTGRSDDAKLLFNTDNLGNKQENQNHHPNSDNACPGNSNERLSLDSHTAEVGRKNNSMENKFKRSFTLPARMAASSSSTSVNHHHHQQVEYRNSEHGGLYTDVMDTFLD; translated from the exons ATGTTGATGTGGGAAGATGGATTCTGCCGAGGAAGTTTGGAAGAGATTGAAGGAGAAGATCTAGTGAGGAAATCCTTCAGCAAGATGTCGATACAGTTGTATAATTACGGAGAAGG GCTGATGGGGAAAGTTGCATCTGATAAGTGTCACAAATGGGTCTTTAAAGAACCAACAGAATGTGAACCTAATATCTCCAACTACTGGCAAAGTTCTTTTGATGCT CTCCCCCCTGAATGGACTGATCAGTTCGAGTCAGGGATTCAG ACAATAGCTGTGATTCAGGCTGGTCATGGTCTTCTGCAGTTGGGCTCCTGCAAGATT ATACCTGAAGACCTTCATTTTGTGCTAAGAATGAGGCATacctttgaatctcttggctacCAATCTGGTTTCTACCTATCCCAGTTGTTTTCTTCAACCAGAAGCTCATCCTCTTCCACTTCCATTCCTTCAAAACAATCCGCCATGCCAATCCGACCACCCCCTCCTCTCTTCAACTGGGCACAAAGGCCACTCCCAACTCCCACTTCTATGCTTCCTTCACCTAATTACCAGAACCCGGCAGCAAGACTAGGCTTTCCCCAAGCCAAAGATGAGACACGCATGTTCCTGCATCCTCATTCATCATCTGATACCCGAATGGAAGACATGATTGGAGGAGTAGGAGGTGGCGGAGATCAGCATGAAAATGACATCAAATGGCCCAATGGTTTGTCGTTCTTCAATGCACTCACTGGAAGAAGTGACGATGCGAAGCTTCTGTTCAACACTGACAACTTGGGAAACAAACAGGAGAACCAAAACCATCACCCCAATTCAGATAATGCTTGTCCTGGAAATTCAAACGAGCGATTGAGTTTAGACAGCCACACAGCTGAGGTTGGTAGGAAGAATAATAGCATGGAAAACAAGTTCAAGAGGAGCTTTACTTTGCCTGCAAGAATGGCTGCATCGTCTTCTTCCACTTCGGTCAATCATCATCACCACCAACAAGTGGAGTACAGGAATTCTGAGCACGGGGGTTTGTACACTGATGTCATGGATACCTTCTTGGATTGA